Proteins encoded by one window of Ovis canadensis isolate MfBH-ARS-UI-01 breed Bighorn chromosome 14, ARS-UI_OviCan_v2, whole genome shotgun sequence:
- the LIG1 gene encoding DNA ligase 1 isoform X7 — MQRSIRSFFQPKKEGKVKKPEKETSNSIRETESPPKVALKERNRVVSDGDSPVKRPGRKATRVLGSEGEEEEEEAPTTPRSQEPASDSPQPSPPSLVTLPESSPSRSKPSPAVASPSWIPKRRTARKQLPKRTFQDVLKEQGEDEDPETKKKKEEGEAETPTESLPEPEGGDKEEVEGGDQPTTPPEPQTSKSPTESVSEPGVTVKQEPQEDGQAQPPPKAPKTLSSFFSPRKPAVKKEAKEGGPGALRKDETKGHLDPPSYNPAKNNYHPIEDACWKAGQRVPYLAVARAFEKIEEVSARLRMVETLSNLLRSVVALSPADLLPVLYLSLNRLGPPQQGLELGIGEGILLKAVAQATGRQLESVRAEVAEKGDVGLVAESSRSTQRLVLPPPALTAGGVFAKFRDIAQLAGSASTTKKMDVIKGLFVACRHSEARFIARALSGRLRLGLAEQSVLAALAQAVSLTPPGQECPPVVVDAGKGKTAEARKTWLEEQGMILKQTFCEVPDLDRIVPVLLEHGLERLPEHCRLSPGVPLKPMLAHPTRGVSEVLKRFEEAAFTCEYKYDGQRAQIHVLEGGEVKIFSRNQEDNTGRYPDIISRIPKIKLPSVTSFILDTEAVAWDREKKQIQPFQVLTTRKRKEVDAAEIQVQVCLYAFDLIYLNGESLVREPLSRRRQLLRENFVETEGEFVFATSLDTKDTEQIAEFLEQSVKDSCEGLMVKTLDVDATYEIAKRSHNWLKLKKDYLEGVGDTLDLVVIGAYLGKGKRAGRYGGFLLASYDEESEEFQAICKLGTGFSDEELEEHHQRLQALVLPTPRSYVRADGAVAPDHWLDPSDVWEVKCADLSLSPIYPAARGLVDSEKGISLRFPRFIRVREDKKPEQATTSAQVAGLYKKQSQIQNQQGAEPDSEQEEFY, encoded by the exons ATGCAGCGAAGCATCAG GTCATTTTTCCAGCCCAAGAAAGAGGGCAAAGTGAAGAAGCCAGAGAAGGAGACCTCCAACAGCATCAGAGAAACGGAGTCCCCTCCGAA GGTGGCACTGAAGGAGCGGAATCGAGTGGTGTCTGACGGTGACTCTCCAGTGAAGAGGCCGGGGAGGAAGGCAACCAGGGTCCTGGGCAGCGAGggcgaggaggaggaagaagaagcccccaccacccccagaagCCAG gAGCCTGCTTCAGACTCTCCACAGCCCTCACCTCCCAGTCTTGTCACACTGCCTGAGAGCAGCCCTTCCCGCTCCAAGCCCTCCCCAGCGGTTGCGTCCCCATCATGGATCCCGAAGCGTCGCACGG CCCGGAAGCAGCTTCCCAAACGGACATTTCAAGATGTCCTGAAAGAGCAGGGCGAGGACGAGGACCCGGAGActaagaagaagaaggaggaaggag AAGCAGAGACACCAACAGAAAGCCTCCCAGAGCCTGAAGGGGGCGACAAGGAGGAAGTGGAAGGCGGGGACCAGCCCACGACGCCCCCTGAGCCCCAGACCTCCA AGTCCCCGACAGAAAGCGTTTCAGAGCCCGGGGTGACAGTGAAGCAGGAACCACAGGAGGATGGCCAGGCTCAACCGCCCCCCAAAGCTCCAAAGACCCTCAGCAGTTTCTTCT CCCCCCGGAAGCCAGCTGTCAAAAAAGAAGCGAAAGAAGGAGGACCTGGTGCTCTAAGAAAGGACGAGACCAAGGG ACACCTGGACCCACCGAGCTACAATCCTGCCAAGAACAACTACCACCCCATCGAGGATGCCTGCTGGAAGGCAGGCCAGAG GGTCCCTTATCTGGCTGTGGCCCGGGCGTTCGAGAAGATCGAGGAGGTCTCTGCTCG gctcCGGATGGTGGAGACGCTGAGCAACCTGCTGCGCTCCGTGGTGGCCCTGTCACCTGCTGACCTCCTACCCGTCCTCTACCTCAGCCTCAACCGCCTGGGGCCGCCCCAGCAGGGCCTGGAGCTCGGCATCGGAGAGGGCATCCTCCTCAAGGCAGTGGCCCAGGCCACgg GTCGGCAACTGGAGTCCGTCCGGGCCGAGGTGGCTGAGAAGGGTGATGTGGGGCTGGTGGCCGAGAGCAGCCGCAGCACCCAGAGGCTCGTGCTGCCCCCCCCCGCGCTCACCGCCGGTGGCGTCTTCGCCAAGTTCCGGGACATCGCGCAGCTGGCGGGCAGCGCT TCCACCACCAAGAAGATGGATGTCATCAAAGGCCTCTTTGTGGCCTGCCGTCACTCAGAGGCGCGTTTCATTGCCAG AGCCCTGAGTGGACGGCTGCGCCTCGGGCTGGCTGAGCAGTCGGTGCTGGCGGCCCTTGCCCAGGCCGTGAGCCTCACGCCCCCCGGTCAAG AATGCCCCCCCGTCGTGGTGGACGCCGGGAAGGGCAAGACGGCAGAAGCCAGAAAGACGTGGCTGGAGGAGCAAGGCATGATCCTGAAGCAGACCTTCTG TGAGGTACCTGACCTGGACCGGATTGTCCCCGTGCTGCTGGAACACGGCCTCGAGCGGCTCCCGGAGCACTGCAGGCTGAGCCCAG GGGTTCCCCTGAAACCAATGTTGGCCCACCCCACCCGGGGTGTCAGCGAGGTCCTGAAGCGCTTTGAGGAGGCAGCTTTCACCTGCGAATACAAATATGACGGGCAGAGGGCACAG ATTCACGTTCTGGAAGGTGGGGAGGTGAAGATCTTCAGCAGGAATCAGGAGGACAATACTGGAAGGTACCCTGACATCATCAGCCGCATCCCCAAG ATTAAACTCCCATCAGTCACATCCTTCATCCTAGACACAGAAGCTGTAGCTTGGGACCGGGAAAAGAAGCAGATCCAGCCATTCCAAGTGCTCACCACCCGCAAACGCAAG gaggTGGACGCGGCAGAGATCCAGGTGCAGGTGTGTCTGTATGCCTTCGATCTCATCTACCTCAACGGAGAG TCCCTGGTACGTGAGCCCCTCTCCCGACGCCGGCAGCTGCTCCGGGAGAACTTCGTGGAGACGGAGGGCGAGTTCGTCTTTGCCACCTCCCTGGACACCAAGGACACGGAGCAGATCGCCGAGTTCCTGGAGCAGTCAGTGAAAG ACTCCTGCGAGGGGCTGATGGTGAAGACCCTGGACGTGGACGCCACCTACGAGATCGCCAAGAGGTCACACAACTGGCTCAAG CTGAAGAAGGACTACCTCGAGGGTGTGGGCGACACCCTGGACCTCGTAGTGATTGGTGCCTACCTGGGCAAGGGGAAACGGGCCGGCCGGTACGGAGGCTTCCTGCTGGCCTCGTACGATGAGGAGAGCGAGGAGTTCCAGGCCATCTGCAAG CTCGGAACTGGCTTCAGTGACGAGGAGCTGGAAGAGCATCACCAGAGGCTCCAG GCCTTAGTGCTGCCCACCCCGCGCTCCTATGTCCGGGCTGACGGCGCGGTGGCCCCCGACCACTGGCTGGACCCCAGCGACGTGTGGGAGGTGAAGTGCGCGGACCTCTCCCTGTCCCCCATCTACCCTGCGGCCCGGGGCCTG GTGGACAGTGAGAAGGGGATCTCCCTCCGCTTCCCCCGGTTTATTCGTGTCCGTGAGGACAAGAAGCCGGAGCAGGCCACTACTAGTGCCCAG GTGGCCGGTCTGTACAAGAAGCAGAGTCAGATTCAGAACCAGCAGGGTGCTGAGCCGGACTCCGAGCAGGAAGAGTTCTATTAG
- the LIG1 gene encoding DNA ligase 1 isoform X3, translated as MGPPGVATCSCAPTSKRCSRIQTSSPHRVWPLHVQGVSRPGDYNSQRPPRDGGSDVARPRPSTRPRPRPPKSAREVGGANLGLRGCSGRDVQHSGARVWREKLVAREEEEGGENSDTIMQRSIRSFFQPKKEGKVKKPEKETSNSIRETESPPKVALKERNRVVSDGDSPVKRPGRKATRVLGSEGEEEEEEAPTTPRSQEPASDSPQPSPPSLVTLPESSPSRSKPSPAVASPSWIPKRRTARKQLPKRTFQDVLKEQGEDEDPETKKKKEEGEAETPTESLPEPEGGDKEEVEGGDQPTTPPEPQTSTESPTESVSEPGVTVKQEPQEDGQAQPPPKAPKTLSSFFSPRKPAVKKEAKEGGPGALRKDETKGHLDPPSYNPAKNNYHPIEDACWKAGQRVPYLAVARAFEKIEEVSARLRMVETLSNLLRSVVALSPADLLPVLYLSLNRLGPPQQGLELGIGEGILLKAVAQATGRQLESVRAEVAEKGDVGLVAESSRSTQRLVLPPPALTAGGVFAKFRDIAQLAGSASTTKKMDVIKGLFVACRHSEARFIARALSGRLRLGLAEQSVLAALAQAVSLTPPGQECPPVVVDAGKGKTAEARKTWLEEQGMILKQTFCEVPDLDRIVPVLLEHGLERLPEHCRLSPGVPLKPMLAHPTRGVSEVLKRFEEAAFTCEYKYDGQRAQIHVLEGGEVKIFSRNQEDNTGRYPDIISRIPKIKLPSVTSFILDTEAVAWDREKKQIQPFQVLTTRKRKEVDAAEIQVQVCLYAFDLIYLNGESLVREPLSRRRQLLRENFVETEGEFVFATSLDTKDTEQIAEFLEQSVKDSCEGLMVKTLDVDATYEIAKRSHNWLKLKKDYLEGVGDTLDLVVIGAYLGKGKRAGRYGGFLLASYDEESEEFQAICKLGTGFSDEELEEHHQRLQALVLPTPRSYVRADGAVAPDHWLDPSDVWEVKCADLSLSPIYPAARGLVDSEKGISLRFPRFIRVREDKKPEQATTSAQVAGLYKKQSQIQNQQGAEPDSEQEEFY; from the exons ATGGGGCCCCCAGGGGTTGCCACATGCAGCTGTGCCCCTACTTCCAAGAGATGCTCTCGTATCCAGACGTCCTCCCCACATCGAGTATGGCCCCTTCACGTACAG GGAGTCTCACGACCGGGAGACTACAACTCCCAGCGTCCTCCTCGCGACGGCGGCTCGGACgtcgcccgcccccgcccctcgactcggccccgcccccgcccgccgaAGTCTGCGCGCGAAGTCGGTGGCGCGAATTTGGGACTGCGGGGTTGCTCCGGGCGAGACGTTCAGCACAGCGGCGCGCGGGTCTGGCGCGAG AAACTGGTggccagagaggaggaggaggggggagagaATTCTGATACCATCATGCAGCGAAGCATCAG GTCATTTTTCCAGCCCAAGAAAGAGGGCAAAGTGAAGAAGCCAGAGAAGGAGACCTCCAACAGCATCAGAGAAACGGAGTCCCCTCCGAA GGTGGCACTGAAGGAGCGGAATCGAGTGGTGTCTGACGGTGACTCTCCAGTGAAGAGGCCGGGGAGGAAGGCAACCAGGGTCCTGGGCAGCGAGggcgaggaggaggaagaagaagcccccaccacccccagaagCCAG gAGCCTGCTTCAGACTCTCCACAGCCCTCACCTCCCAGTCTTGTCACACTGCCTGAGAGCAGCCCTTCCCGCTCCAAGCCCTCCCCAGCGGTTGCGTCCCCATCATGGATCCCGAAGCGTCGCACGG CCCGGAAGCAGCTTCCCAAACGGACATTTCAAGATGTCCTGAAAGAGCAGGGCGAGGACGAGGACCCGGAGActaagaagaagaaggaggaaggag AAGCAGAGACACCAACAGAAAGCCTCCCAGAGCCTGAAGGGGGCGACAAGGAGGAAGTGGAAGGCGGGGACCAGCCCACGACGCCCCCTGAGCCCCAGACCTCCA CAGAGTCCCCGACAGAAAGCGTTTCAGAGCCCGGGGTGACAGTGAAGCAGGAACCACAGGAGGATGGCCAGGCTCAACCGCCCCCCAAAGCTCCAAAGACCCTCAGCAGTTTCTTCT CCCCCCGGAAGCCAGCTGTCAAAAAAGAAGCGAAAGAAGGAGGACCTGGTGCTCTAAGAAAGGACGAGACCAAGGG ACACCTGGACCCACCGAGCTACAATCCTGCCAAGAACAACTACCACCCCATCGAGGATGCCTGCTGGAAGGCAGGCCAGAG GGTCCCTTATCTGGCTGTGGCCCGGGCGTTCGAGAAGATCGAGGAGGTCTCTGCTCG gctcCGGATGGTGGAGACGCTGAGCAACCTGCTGCGCTCCGTGGTGGCCCTGTCACCTGCTGACCTCCTACCCGTCCTCTACCTCAGCCTCAACCGCCTGGGGCCGCCCCAGCAGGGCCTGGAGCTCGGCATCGGAGAGGGCATCCTCCTCAAGGCAGTGGCCCAGGCCACgg GTCGGCAACTGGAGTCCGTCCGGGCCGAGGTGGCTGAGAAGGGTGATGTGGGGCTGGTGGCCGAGAGCAGCCGCAGCACCCAGAGGCTCGTGCTGCCCCCCCCCGCGCTCACCGCCGGTGGCGTCTTCGCCAAGTTCCGGGACATCGCGCAGCTGGCGGGCAGCGCT TCCACCACCAAGAAGATGGATGTCATCAAAGGCCTCTTTGTGGCCTGCCGTCACTCAGAGGCGCGTTTCATTGCCAG AGCCCTGAGTGGACGGCTGCGCCTCGGGCTGGCTGAGCAGTCGGTGCTGGCGGCCCTTGCCCAGGCCGTGAGCCTCACGCCCCCCGGTCAAG AATGCCCCCCCGTCGTGGTGGACGCCGGGAAGGGCAAGACGGCAGAAGCCAGAAAGACGTGGCTGGAGGAGCAAGGCATGATCCTGAAGCAGACCTTCTG TGAGGTACCTGACCTGGACCGGATTGTCCCCGTGCTGCTGGAACACGGCCTCGAGCGGCTCCCGGAGCACTGCAGGCTGAGCCCAG GGGTTCCCCTGAAACCAATGTTGGCCCACCCCACCCGGGGTGTCAGCGAGGTCCTGAAGCGCTTTGAGGAGGCAGCTTTCACCTGCGAATACAAATATGACGGGCAGAGGGCACAG ATTCACGTTCTGGAAGGTGGGGAGGTGAAGATCTTCAGCAGGAATCAGGAGGACAATACTGGAAGGTACCCTGACATCATCAGCCGCATCCCCAAG ATTAAACTCCCATCAGTCACATCCTTCATCCTAGACACAGAAGCTGTAGCTTGGGACCGGGAAAAGAAGCAGATCCAGCCATTCCAAGTGCTCACCACCCGCAAACGCAAG gaggTGGACGCGGCAGAGATCCAGGTGCAGGTGTGTCTGTATGCCTTCGATCTCATCTACCTCAACGGAGAG TCCCTGGTACGTGAGCCCCTCTCCCGACGCCGGCAGCTGCTCCGGGAGAACTTCGTGGAGACGGAGGGCGAGTTCGTCTTTGCCACCTCCCTGGACACCAAGGACACGGAGCAGATCGCCGAGTTCCTGGAGCAGTCAGTGAAAG ACTCCTGCGAGGGGCTGATGGTGAAGACCCTGGACGTGGACGCCACCTACGAGATCGCCAAGAGGTCACACAACTGGCTCAAG CTGAAGAAGGACTACCTCGAGGGTGTGGGCGACACCCTGGACCTCGTAGTGATTGGTGCCTACCTGGGCAAGGGGAAACGGGCCGGCCGGTACGGAGGCTTCCTGCTGGCCTCGTACGATGAGGAGAGCGAGGAGTTCCAGGCCATCTGCAAG CTCGGAACTGGCTTCAGTGACGAGGAGCTGGAAGAGCATCACCAGAGGCTCCAG GCCTTAGTGCTGCCCACCCCGCGCTCCTATGTCCGGGCTGACGGCGCGGTGGCCCCCGACCACTGGCTGGACCCCAGCGACGTGTGGGAGGTGAAGTGCGCGGACCTCTCCCTGTCCCCCATCTACCCTGCGGCCCGGGGCCTG GTGGACAGTGAGAAGGGGATCTCCCTCCGCTTCCCCCGGTTTATTCGTGTCCGTGAGGACAAGAAGCCGGAGCAGGCCACTACTAGTGCCCAG GTGGCCGGTCTGTACAAGAAGCAGAGTCAGATTCAGAACCAGCAGGGTGCTGAGCCGGACTCCGAGCAGGAAGAGTTCTATTAG
- the LIG1 gene encoding DNA ligase 1 isoform X2, with protein sequence MPRAVARPGPCSRDAPRGLPPLFPRCLARRLPPNLRFPAGHSSIQSNSGSGLFPSVLCGRARPTSSPFQGVSRPGDYNSQRPPRDGGSDVARPRPSTRPRPRPPKSAREVGGANLGLRGCSGRDVQHSGARVWREKLVAREEEEGGENSDTIMQRSIRSFFQPKKEGKVKKPEKETSNSIRETESPPKVALKERNRVVSDGDSPVKRPGRKATRVLGSEGEEEEEEAPTTPRSQEPASDSPQPSPPSLVTLPESSPSRSKPSPAVASPSWIPKRRTARKQLPKRTFQDVLKEQGEDEDPETKKKKEEGEAETPTESLPEPEGGDKEEVEGGDQPTTPPEPQTSKSPTESVSEPGVTVKQEPQEDGQAQPPPKAPKTLSSFFSPRKPAVKKEAKEGGPGALRKDETKGHLDPPSYNPAKNNYHPIEDACWKAGQRVPYLAVARAFEKIEEVSARLRMVETLSNLLRSVVALSPADLLPVLYLSLNRLGPPQQGLELGIGEGILLKAVAQATGRQLESVRAEVAEKGDVGLVAESSRSTQRLVLPPPALTAGGVFAKFRDIAQLAGSASTTKKMDVIKGLFVACRHSEARFIARALSGRLRLGLAEQSVLAALAQAVSLTPPGQECPPVVVDAGKGKTAEARKTWLEEQGMILKQTFCEVPDLDRIVPVLLEHGLERLPEHCRLSPGVPLKPMLAHPTRGVSEVLKRFEEAAFTCEYKYDGQRAQIHVLEGGEVKIFSRNQEDNTGRYPDIISRIPKIKLPSVTSFILDTEAVAWDREKKQIQPFQVLTTRKRKEVDAAEIQVQVCLYAFDLIYLNGESLVREPLSRRRQLLRENFVETEGEFVFATSLDTKDTEQIAEFLEQSVKDSCEGLMVKTLDVDATYEIAKRSHNWLKLKKDYLEGVGDTLDLVVIGAYLGKGKRAGRYGGFLLASYDEESEEFQAICKLGTGFSDEELEEHHQRLQALVLPTPRSYVRADGAVAPDHWLDPSDVWEVKCADLSLSPIYPAARGLVDSEKGISLRFPRFIRVREDKKPEQATTSAQVAGLYKKQSQIQNQQGAEPDSEQEEFY encoded by the exons ATGCCCCGCGCCGTGGCCCGGCCCGGCCCTTGCTCCCGGGATGCCCCGCGCGGCCTCCCGCCTCTCTTCCCGCGGTGCCTCGCGCGGCGACTCCCACCGAATCTCCGTTTTCCCGCTGGTCACTCCTCAATCCAGAGCAACAGTGGCTCGGGGCTGTTTCCCAGCGTGCTCTGCGGGAGGGCTCGCCCCACTTCATCCCCTTTCCAGGGAGTCTCACGACCGGGAGACTACAACTCCCAGCGTCCTCCTCGCGACGGCGGCTCGGACgtcgcccgcccccgcccctcgactcggccccgcccccgcccgccgaAGTCTGCGCGCGAAGTCGGTGGCGCGAATTTGGGACTGCGGGGTTGCTCCGGGCGAGACGTTCAGCACAGCGGCGCGCGGGTCTGGCGCGAG AAACTGGTggccagagaggaggaggaggggggagagaATTCTGATACCATCATGCAGCGAAGCATCAG GTCATTTTTCCAGCCCAAGAAAGAGGGCAAAGTGAAGAAGCCAGAGAAGGAGACCTCCAACAGCATCAGAGAAACGGAGTCCCCTCCGAA GGTGGCACTGAAGGAGCGGAATCGAGTGGTGTCTGACGGTGACTCTCCAGTGAAGAGGCCGGGGAGGAAGGCAACCAGGGTCCTGGGCAGCGAGggcgaggaggaggaagaagaagcccccaccacccccagaagCCAG gAGCCTGCTTCAGACTCTCCACAGCCCTCACCTCCCAGTCTTGTCACACTGCCTGAGAGCAGCCCTTCCCGCTCCAAGCCCTCCCCAGCGGTTGCGTCCCCATCATGGATCCCGAAGCGTCGCACGG CCCGGAAGCAGCTTCCCAAACGGACATTTCAAGATGTCCTGAAAGAGCAGGGCGAGGACGAGGACCCGGAGActaagaagaagaaggaggaaggag AAGCAGAGACACCAACAGAAAGCCTCCCAGAGCCTGAAGGGGGCGACAAGGAGGAAGTGGAAGGCGGGGACCAGCCCACGACGCCCCCTGAGCCCCAGACCTCCA AGTCCCCGACAGAAAGCGTTTCAGAGCCCGGGGTGACAGTGAAGCAGGAACCACAGGAGGATGGCCAGGCTCAACCGCCCCCCAAAGCTCCAAAGACCCTCAGCAGTTTCTTCT CCCCCCGGAAGCCAGCTGTCAAAAAAGAAGCGAAAGAAGGAGGACCTGGTGCTCTAAGAAAGGACGAGACCAAGGG ACACCTGGACCCACCGAGCTACAATCCTGCCAAGAACAACTACCACCCCATCGAGGATGCCTGCTGGAAGGCAGGCCAGAG GGTCCCTTATCTGGCTGTGGCCCGGGCGTTCGAGAAGATCGAGGAGGTCTCTGCTCG gctcCGGATGGTGGAGACGCTGAGCAACCTGCTGCGCTCCGTGGTGGCCCTGTCACCTGCTGACCTCCTACCCGTCCTCTACCTCAGCCTCAACCGCCTGGGGCCGCCCCAGCAGGGCCTGGAGCTCGGCATCGGAGAGGGCATCCTCCTCAAGGCAGTGGCCCAGGCCACgg GTCGGCAACTGGAGTCCGTCCGGGCCGAGGTGGCTGAGAAGGGTGATGTGGGGCTGGTGGCCGAGAGCAGCCGCAGCACCCAGAGGCTCGTGCTGCCCCCCCCCGCGCTCACCGCCGGTGGCGTCTTCGCCAAGTTCCGGGACATCGCGCAGCTGGCGGGCAGCGCT TCCACCACCAAGAAGATGGATGTCATCAAAGGCCTCTTTGTGGCCTGCCGTCACTCAGAGGCGCGTTTCATTGCCAG AGCCCTGAGTGGACGGCTGCGCCTCGGGCTGGCTGAGCAGTCGGTGCTGGCGGCCCTTGCCCAGGCCGTGAGCCTCACGCCCCCCGGTCAAG AATGCCCCCCCGTCGTGGTGGACGCCGGGAAGGGCAAGACGGCAGAAGCCAGAAAGACGTGGCTGGAGGAGCAAGGCATGATCCTGAAGCAGACCTTCTG TGAGGTACCTGACCTGGACCGGATTGTCCCCGTGCTGCTGGAACACGGCCTCGAGCGGCTCCCGGAGCACTGCAGGCTGAGCCCAG GGGTTCCCCTGAAACCAATGTTGGCCCACCCCACCCGGGGTGTCAGCGAGGTCCTGAAGCGCTTTGAGGAGGCAGCTTTCACCTGCGAATACAAATATGACGGGCAGAGGGCACAG ATTCACGTTCTGGAAGGTGGGGAGGTGAAGATCTTCAGCAGGAATCAGGAGGACAATACTGGAAGGTACCCTGACATCATCAGCCGCATCCCCAAG ATTAAACTCCCATCAGTCACATCCTTCATCCTAGACACAGAAGCTGTAGCTTGGGACCGGGAAAAGAAGCAGATCCAGCCATTCCAAGTGCTCACCACCCGCAAACGCAAG gaggTGGACGCGGCAGAGATCCAGGTGCAGGTGTGTCTGTATGCCTTCGATCTCATCTACCTCAACGGAGAG TCCCTGGTACGTGAGCCCCTCTCCCGACGCCGGCAGCTGCTCCGGGAGAACTTCGTGGAGACGGAGGGCGAGTTCGTCTTTGCCACCTCCCTGGACACCAAGGACACGGAGCAGATCGCCGAGTTCCTGGAGCAGTCAGTGAAAG ACTCCTGCGAGGGGCTGATGGTGAAGACCCTGGACGTGGACGCCACCTACGAGATCGCCAAGAGGTCACACAACTGGCTCAAG CTGAAGAAGGACTACCTCGAGGGTGTGGGCGACACCCTGGACCTCGTAGTGATTGGTGCCTACCTGGGCAAGGGGAAACGGGCCGGCCGGTACGGAGGCTTCCTGCTGGCCTCGTACGATGAGGAGAGCGAGGAGTTCCAGGCCATCTGCAAG CTCGGAACTGGCTTCAGTGACGAGGAGCTGGAAGAGCATCACCAGAGGCTCCAG GCCTTAGTGCTGCCCACCCCGCGCTCCTATGTCCGGGCTGACGGCGCGGTGGCCCCCGACCACTGGCTGGACCCCAGCGACGTGTGGGAGGTGAAGTGCGCGGACCTCTCCCTGTCCCCCATCTACCCTGCGGCCCGGGGCCTG GTGGACAGTGAGAAGGGGATCTCCCTCCGCTTCCCCCGGTTTATTCGTGTCCGTGAGGACAAGAAGCCGGAGCAGGCCACTACTAGTGCCCAG GTGGCCGGTCTGTACAAGAAGCAGAGTCAGATTCAGAACCAGCAGGGTGCTGAGCCGGACTCCGAGCAGGAAGAGTTCTATTAG